One Phycisphaerae bacterium RAS2 DNA window includes the following coding sequences:
- the ftsH_2 gene encoding ATP-dependent zinc metalloprotease FtsH, which yields MAGPTPADASRLTELISSRPPCVYIPTHEEAWALTLVREAVCGDAEEYLTWSIIDGLRDGLVRDQPAIPETEHPAGALFYLYKRIETVRAAVMLDLVAHLEDARTARLARQLVQRCAETKRTLILIDHRDELPPVLASEAVRFELSLPGDGEIESLVTESLRNHHQQSPLRVDIPRSAFDAILRNLRGLTRREILRIIEETVATDRVFNADDLDTVLTRKRQLVRSGGLLEFITAPASMDDVAGLTRLKAWLNVRRKAMQREAEAVGISAPRGILLLGVQGSGKSYCAKAVATAWQRPLLRLDPGALYDRYIGESERRLRDALGQAERMAPIVLWIDEIEKGFASAASRNIDGGLSQRMFGSLLTWMQEHRAPVFIVATANDIEALPPELLRKGRFDEIFFVDLPTPAVREQVFTIHLRKRSQDPSKIDVAALAAATDGFSGAEIEQAIISALHDAFATKAKLTTDQLLAAVQATVPLSVTMDRKVAALRAWAATRCVQAD from the coding sequence ATGGCCGGACCGACACCCGCGGACGCCTCGCGCCTAACGGAGCTGATTTCATCTCGCCCGCCTTGTGTTTACATCCCGACCCATGAAGAGGCCTGGGCGTTGACGCTCGTACGCGAAGCAGTCTGCGGCGACGCGGAAGAATACCTGACCTGGTCGATAATCGACGGCCTCCGTGACGGATTGGTGCGCGATCAACCAGCCATCCCCGAGACGGAGCATCCCGCCGGCGCGCTCTTCTATTTGTACAAGCGAATAGAGACGGTCCGCGCGGCGGTCATGCTGGACCTGGTCGCGCATTTGGAAGACGCGCGAACAGCCCGGCTGGCCCGGCAATTGGTGCAGCGATGCGCCGAGACCAAGCGAACGCTGATCCTGATCGATCATCGGGACGAGTTGCCGCCGGTGCTGGCGAGCGAAGCCGTTCGGTTCGAGTTGTCGCTTCCGGGTGACGGCGAAATCGAGTCGCTGGTGACCGAGTCCCTGCGGAATCACCATCAACAGTCTCCGCTGCGCGTAGACATCCCGCGCAGTGCTTTTGACGCGATTCTTCGCAATCTTCGCGGGCTGACGCGCCGAGAGATCCTTCGCATCATCGAAGAGACCGTCGCGACCGACCGCGTCTTCAACGCGGACGATCTGGATACCGTTCTGACACGCAAACGCCAACTGGTTCGATCCGGCGGGCTGCTGGAGTTCATCACCGCCCCCGCTTCCATGGACGATGTCGCCGGGCTGACAAGGCTCAAGGCTTGGCTGAATGTTCGGCGAAAAGCCATGCAGCGCGAGGCCGAGGCCGTTGGCATTTCCGCCCCGCGGGGAATCCTTCTCCTTGGCGTGCAGGGATCGGGTAAGAGCTACTGTGCCAAGGCCGTCGCGACCGCGTGGCAGCGCCCGTTGCTGCGACTGGACCCCGGCGCGCTGTACGACCGTTACATTGGCGAATCGGAGCGTCGTCTGCGCGATGCCCTGGGGCAGGCCGAGCGCATGGCGCCGATCGTGCTCTGGATTGACGAGATCGAAAAGGGCTTCGCGTCAGCTGCCAGTCGCAACATCGACGGCGGGTTGTCTCAACGCATGTTCGGTTCCTTGCTGACATGGATGCAGGAGCATCGCGCGCCGGTGTTCATCGTGGCAACCGCGAATGACATTGAGGCGCTTCCACCGGAACTGCTTCGCAAGGGGCGATTTGACGAAATCTTCTTTGTCGATCTGCCGACGCCCGCGGTTCGAGAGCAGGTTTTTACGATTCATCTCCGCAAGCGCAGTCAGGACCCCTCCAAGATCGATGTGGCAGCGCTCGCAGCGGCGACGGATGGCTTCAGTGGCGCGGAAATCGAGCAGGCGATCATCTCCGCCCTGCACGACGCCTTCGCAACAAAAGCAAAATTGACAACGGACCAATTGCTTGCAGCCGTTCAGGCCACCGTCCCGCTTTCCGTCACAATGGATCGCAAAGTGGCGGCACTGCGCGCTTGGGCGGCAACGCGCTGCGTCCAGGCCGACTAG